The proteins below come from a single Chryseobacterium nepalense genomic window:
- a CDS encoding MATE family efflux transporter: protein MSKYFKFLKKALSGEEVDYTKATIRSAVLLLAIPMMLEMAMESVFALVDLYFVGHLKESGFAIQTVGLTESVLSVMYSIAIGMSMAATAMVARRIGEKNQEQASRSAAQVLLVSFAVTFILSLFGVIYAEEILIMMGSKPEAASYGKEFTRIMMGSSVIIMLLFLINGIFRGAGNAAIAMKSLWIANIANIILCPVLIKGFGPVPAMGLTGAALATTIGRSIGVLYQLYHLLIADSQIRIESKYFKPDFNIIKSVIKIATPGIFQFVIASCSWIFLAQLVATTGGENASAGYQTALRLMMFFMLPAWGLSNAASTLVGQNMGAGEMLRAEQSVMKTVKYNVIFMIVVSVIFFFMGDFLAGFFTNETEIRNIATNALHIMAVGFIFYGIGMVMINAFNGAGDTWTPTWVNLCGFWLFQIPFAYLLSKYFALGPKGVFISIPVAEALITIVAFMLFKKGKWKTVKV from the coding sequence ATGTCAAAATATTTCAAATTTCTGAAGAAAGCGTTAAGCGGTGAAGAAGTAGACTATACAAAAGCGACGATAAGGAGCGCTGTTCTTCTTCTGGCAATTCCGATGATGCTGGAGATGGCCATGGAATCTGTATTTGCATTGGTAGATCTGTATTTTGTAGGACATCTGAAAGAAAGTGGTTTTGCTATACAGACAGTCGGTCTGACAGAATCCGTGCTTTCCGTCATGTATTCTATTGCCATAGGGATGAGTATGGCGGCAACGGCAATGGTTGCAAGGAGGATCGGGGAGAAAAATCAGGAGCAGGCTTCCAGAAGTGCAGCTCAGGTTTTATTGGTTTCCTTTGCGGTCACTTTTATTTTAAGTTTGTTCGGAGTGATTTATGCTGAAGAAATTTTAATTATGATGGGTTCAAAACCTGAAGCTGCATCTTACGGTAAAGAATTTACAAGAATTATGATGGGAAGCAGTGTTATTATCATGTTGTTATTCCTGATTAACGGAATTTTCAGAGGAGCGGGAAATGCTGCCATTGCCATGAAATCCCTTTGGATAGCCAATATTGCGAATATTATTTTGTGCCCGGTTTTAATTAAAGGTTTCGGACCGGTCCCGGCAATGGGATTAACGGGAGCAGCTCTTGCTACAACGATCGGGAGGAGCATTGGTGTCCTTTATCAGCTTTATCATCTTTTAATTGCAGATTCACAAATCAGAATTGAGTCGAAATATTTTAAACCTGATTTTAATATTATTAAATCAGTCATAAAAATTGCCACTCCCGGAATCTTTCAGTTTGTGATTGCTTCGTGCAGCTGGATCTTTCTGGCTCAGCTTGTGGCGACAACCGGTGGTGAAAATGCTTCTGCGGGATATCAAACCGCTTTACGTCTGATGATGTTTTTTATGCTTCCTGCCTGGGGATTAAGTAATGCCGCATCAACACTTGTCGGACAAAACATGGGAGCCGGCGAAATGCTTCGGGCAGAGCAATCTGTTATGAAAACCGTTAAATATAATGTGATTTTTATGATAGTCGTTAGTGTTATTTTCTTTTTTATGGGTGATTTTTTAGCCGGATTTTTCACCAATGAAACTGAAATTAGAAATATTGCCACCAATGCATTGCATATTATGGCTGTTGGATTTATTTTTTACGGAATCGGGATGGTAATGATTAACGCTTTTAACGGAGCTGGTGATACCTGGACGCCAACCTGGGTGAATCTTTGCGGTTTCTGGCTGTTTCAGATTCCATTTGCTTATCTTCTTTCAAAATATTTTGCATTGGGACCAAAAGGAGTATTTATCTCAATTCCTGTTGCCGAAGCTTTAATTACAATAGTTGCTTTTATGTTATTTAAGAAAGGAAAATGGAAAACGGTTAAAGTTTAG
- the aspS gene encoding aspartate--tRNA ligase, with amino-acid sequence MFRSHNNGELSLKNLNEEVTLSGWVQTIRDKGFMIWIDLRDRYGITQLVFDQERSTAELMENAKKLGREFVIQVTGKVIERVSKNPNIPTGEIEILVEKLTVLNESQLPPFTIEDETDGGEELRMKYRYLDIRRNPVKDKLIFRHKMAQKVRNYLSDNGFIEVETPVLIKSTPEGARDFVVPSRMNPGQFYALPQSPQTFKQLLMVGGMDKYFQIVKCFRDEDLRADRQPEFTQIDCEMAFVEQEDVMNVFEGMTKTLLKDITGQEFGDFPRMTFADAMQKYGNDKPDIRFGMEFVELNDLVKGKEFKIFDDAELVVGINVEGCADYTRKQIDELVDWVKRPQIGASGMVWVKFQNDGVKTSSVNKFYNEEDLAKIIEQFGAKEGDLMLILSGNENKVRTQLSALRMELGNRLGLRKGNEFAPLWVVDFPLLEFEEESGRYHAMHHPFTSPKPEDIHLLETDPGKARANAYDMVLNGNEIGGGSIRIFDKDLQSKMFDLLGFTREEAEAQFGFLMNAFKYGAPPHGGLAFGFDRLVAILDGNEVIRDYIAFPKNNSGRDVMIDAPAAIADEQLDELELKLNLKA; translated from the coding sequence ATGTTTCGATCGCACAACAACGGAGAATTATCTCTTAAAAATCTTAATGAAGAAGTTACACTTTCAGGATGGGTACAGACCATTCGTGATAAAGGATTTATGATTTGGATAGATCTTCGTGATCGTTACGGAATTACCCAATTGGTTTTTGATCAGGAGCGTTCTACCGCCGAACTGATGGAAAATGCAAAAAAACTGGGCCGTGAGTTTGTAATTCAGGTTACAGGAAAAGTTATTGAAAGAGTAAGTAAAAACCCAAACATCCCGACAGGAGAAATTGAAATTCTTGTTGAAAAATTAACGGTTCTTAATGAATCCCAGCTTCCCCCTTTCACCATTGAAGATGAAACGGACGGTGGTGAAGAATTACGAATGAAGTACCGTTACCTTGATATCAGAAGAAATCCTGTGAAAGACAAGTTGATCTTCCGTCACAAAATGGCTCAGAAAGTAAGAAACTACCTGTCAGATAACGGCTTTATCGAGGTTGAAACGCCGGTTTTAATTAAATCCACTCCGGAAGGCGCAAGGGATTTCGTGGTTCCGAGCAGAATGAATCCGGGACAGTTTTATGCGTTGCCACAATCTCCACAGACTTTCAAACAGTTATTGATGGTTGGCGGAATGGATAAATATTTCCAGATTGTAAAATGTTTCCGTGATGAAGATTTAAGAGCCGACAGACAGCCGGAATTTACACAGATCGATTGTGAAATGGCTTTCGTGGAACAGGAAGACGTAATGAATGTTTTTGAAGGAATGACCAAAACTTTACTAAAAGACATCACCGGTCAGGAATTCGGAGACTTCCCGAGAATGACTTTCGCAGATGCGATGCAGAAATACGGAAACGACAAACCGGATATCCGTTTCGGAATGGAATTCGTGGAACTGAATGATTTGGTAAAAGGAAAAGAGTTTAAGATATTTGATGATGCCGAACTGGTTGTCGGAATTAATGTAGAAGGCTGTGCAGATTATACCAGAAAGCAGATTGATGAGCTTGTTGACTGGGTTAAAAGACCTCAGATCGGTGCTTCAGGAATGGTATGGGTGAAATTCCAGAATGATGGTGTGAAGACTTCTTCGGTAAATAAATTCTACAACGAGGAAGATTTAGCAAAAATCATTGAACAGTTCGGAGCAAAAGAAGGAGACTTAATGTTGATTCTTTCCGGAAACGAAAATAAGGTAAGAACACAGCTTTCCGCTTTAAGAATGGAGCTGGGTAACCGTTTAGGATTAAGAAAAGGAAACGAATTCGCACCGCTTTGGGTGGTAGATTTCCCACTGCTTGAATTTGAAGAAGAAAGCGGACGTTACCACGCAATGCACCACCCTTTCACCTCTCCGAAACCGGAAGATATTCATTTGCTGGAAACGGATCCGGGAAAAGCAAGAGCAAACGCTTACGATATGGTGTTGAACGGGAACGAAATCGGAGGAGGTTCCATCAGAATATTTGATAAAGATCTTCAGTCTAAAATGTTTGATCTGCTTGGTTTCACCAGAGAAGAAGCGGAAGCTCAGTTTGGTTTCTTAATGAATGCCTTTAAATATGGCGCTCCGCCTCACGGTGGGTTGGCTTTCGGTTTTGACCGTTTGGTAGCCATCCTCGATGGAAATGAAGTAATCAGGGATTATATTGCATTCCCTAAAAATAATTCAGGACGTGATGTGATGATTGACGCACCGGCTGCCATTGCAGATGAACAGCTGGATGAACTGGAACTTAAACTAAATTTAAAAGCATAA
- a CDS encoding Ku protein, with amino-acid sequence MKAIWNGAIGFGLVNIPVKIYSATETTKLDLDMLDKSDFSNIRFKRVNETTGKEVKWENIVKGYLMEDKYIILDEEDYEAASPEKSKILSIDQFVKESEVDSVYFENPYYLEPQKNGENAYRLLLKALAKTEMVGIGTFVLRESEAIGMIRPYKDDVLVLNRLRFAQEIRDYSDLKIPAKKPPKPAELKMAVSLIEQLSQEFDPEMYKDTYSESLMKIIKQKAKGKNIKVKKAEPAKEGKVIDLMAQLKASLQSPKSKNAS; translated from the coding sequence ATGAAAGCAATCTGGAACGGCGCCATTGGCTTTGGCTTAGTAAATATTCCTGTTAAAATTTATTCGGCAACAGAAACCACCAAACTGGATCTGGATATGCTTGATAAATCAGATTTTTCAAATATCCGTTTTAAAAGGGTCAATGAAACCACAGGAAAGGAAGTAAAATGGGAAAACATTGTAAAAGGTTATCTCATGGAAGATAAATACATCATTCTTGATGAAGAAGACTATGAAGCGGCAAGTCCTGAAAAATCCAAAATATTATCAATAGACCAGTTTGTAAAAGAATCTGAAGTAGATTCCGTGTATTTTGAAAATCCCTATTACCTGGAGCCTCAGAAGAATGGTGAAAATGCTTACAGACTTCTTTTAAAAGCATTGGCTAAAACAGAAATGGTAGGAATAGGAACCTTTGTGCTTCGTGAAAGTGAAGCGATTGGAATGATACGGCCCTATAAAGATGATGTTCTTGTCCTTAACCGTCTCAGATTTGCACAGGAAATCAGGGATTACAGCGATCTGAAAATTCCCGCCAAAAAACCGCCGAAACCGGCAGAGCTCAAAATGGCTGTCAGCCTTATAGAACAACTTTCACAGGAATTCGATCCTGAAATGTATAAAGACACGTATTCTGAATCGTTAATGAAAATTATCAAGCAGAAAGCAAAAGGTAAAAATATCAAAGTGAAAAAAGCTGAACCCGCAAAAGAAGGTAAAGTTATTGACCTTATGGCTCAGCTCAAAGCCAGTTTACAAAGTCCAAAATCTAAAAATGCATCATAA
- a CDS encoding DNA polymerase ligase N-terminal domain-containing protein, translated as MALKDYNAKRRFNETTEPEGKTKKSKDKLIFVIQRHAASRLHYDFRLEMEGVLKSWAVPKGPSLDPKDKRLAMMVEDHPYDYKDFEGNIPEGNYGAGQVEIWDSGTYEPLDNNSKLSDEKELLKELHAGSLKFILHGKKLKGEFALVKMKNTEENSWLLIKHKDDFAESDYDAEENTSKNSQVTKFLEEKKSPNVSKKKS; from the coding sequence ATGGCCTTAAAAGATTACAATGCAAAAAGAAGGTTTAATGAAACCACTGAACCGGAAGGAAAAACAAAAAAAAGTAAAGACAAACTGATTTTTGTAATCCAGCGACATGCCGCCTCGCGGCTTCACTATGATTTCAGGTTGGAAATGGAGGGTGTGTTGAAAAGCTGGGCCGTTCCGAAAGGTCCTTCTTTAGATCCTAAAGATAAGCGGCTCGCAATGATGGTGGAGGATCATCCTTATGATTACAAAGATTTTGAGGGAAACATTCCTGAAGGTAACTACGGCGCAGGACAGGTAGAAATATGGGACAGCGGAACATATGAACCTCTTGACAATAACTCAAAGCTTTCTGATGAAAAGGAATTGCTGAAAGAACTTCACGCCGGATCTTTAAAATTTATCCTTCACGGTAAAAAACTGAAAGGCGAATTTGCTTTGGTTAAAATGAAAAATACTGAAGAAAATTCATGGCTGCTCATCAAACATAAAGATGATTTTGCAGAAAGTGATTACGATGCGGAAGAAAACACCTCAAAGAATTCCCAAGTCACTAAATTCTTAGAGGAAAAAAAAAGCCCAAACGTCAGCAAAAAAAAGTCGTAA
- the ligD gene encoding DNA ligase D, whose protein sequence is MLAKPHPEAFDDEDWVFEIKWDGYRAIADLSDEPLFYSRNGISFLSKFEKVANDFSVQKHKMILDGEIVAYDENGRPNFQLLQQIGDNPDLALVYQVFDILWLNGHSTEELPLIQRKELLKEALVETDVIKYCDHIQEKGISFFNQMKKMKLEGMIAKKADSVYTENHRTSDWLKIKFTNTEEAIICGFTEPRGSREGFGALILGKYIDGQLIYSGHTGTGFNRESIIELHERLKKIIVKNSPFETKPKTNMPVTWTQPELVCEIKYSEITKDGIFRHPVFVALREDKEPEEVKNTAGEKDEATQNTKVMKATAPKKTRPSENEKEITLNRHKVKLTNQDKVYFPKDDVTKGDVIEYYQSVADYILPHLKNRPLSLNRFPNGIEEQSFYQKDASDNIPDWVKTTQVYSESNDKYIDYIYCNDKATLAYLNNLGCIDMNPWNSSLPDLDHPDFLVLDLDPSKKNTFDDVIETALQVNEVLNAIKIKGYCKTSGSTGIHVYIPMGGKYDFDQVKDFAHILMKQVHEKLPEITTLERSLQKRDNSKIYLDYLQNRTGQTLASAYSIRPKEGASVSMPLDWSEVKKGMKPTDFNIHNALERIKEKGDLFKPVLGKGIDMMKALESLQDLE, encoded by the coding sequence ATGCTTGCAAAACCGCATCCTGAAGCCTTTGACGATGAAGACTGGGTTTTCGAAATAAAATGGGACGGTTACCGCGCTATTGCCGATCTAAGCGATGAACCTCTCTTCTATTCCCGAAACGGGATCTCCTTTTTATCAAAATTTGAAAAAGTTGCCAATGATTTCAGTGTACAGAAACATAAGATGATTCTGGACGGTGAAATTGTAGCGTATGATGAGAACGGAAGACCGAATTTCCAGCTGCTTCAGCAAATAGGTGACAATCCGGATCTTGCACTGGTATATCAGGTTTTTGATATTCTTTGGCTGAACGGTCATTCTACGGAAGAGCTTCCGCTGATTCAGCGTAAAGAACTCCTCAAAGAAGCATTGGTTGAGACAGATGTTATCAAATATTGTGATCATATCCAGGAGAAAGGCATTTCCTTTTTTAACCAGATGAAAAAAATGAAGCTGGAAGGAATGATCGCCAAAAAGGCAGACAGCGTTTACACCGAAAACCACCGTACTTCCGACTGGCTTAAGATAAAATTCACCAACACGGAAGAAGCCATTATCTGCGGATTTACGGAACCCCGTGGATCAAGGGAAGGTTTCGGTGCCCTGATCCTGGGAAAATACATTGACGGCCAACTGATTTATTCAGGGCATACCGGGACAGGATTCAACCGCGAATCAATTATAGAACTTCATGAAAGATTAAAGAAAATCATCGTGAAAAATTCCCCTTTTGAAACTAAGCCTAAAACCAATATGCCCGTAACCTGGACCCAGCCGGAGCTGGTATGCGAGATTAAATATTCCGAAATCACAAAAGACGGCATTTTCCGGCATCCGGTTTTCGTGGCACTGCGTGAAGATAAAGAACCTGAAGAAGTAAAAAACACCGCCGGAGAAAAAGATGAAGCAACCCAAAATACAAAAGTTATGAAAGCTACAGCCCCTAAAAAAACACGTCCTTCCGAAAACGAAAAGGAAATAACATTAAACAGGCATAAGGTAAAGCTTACCAATCAGGATAAAGTTTATTTCCCTAAAGATGACGTAACCAAAGGCGATGTCATAGAATATTACCAGTCGGTTGCAGACTATATTTTACCACACCTTAAAAACCGGCCGCTTTCTCTGAACCGTTTCCCGAATGGTATTGAAGAGCAGAGTTTCTATCAGAAAGATGCCAGTGACAATATTCCGGACTGGGTAAAAACAACGCAGGTTTATTCTGAATCCAACGATAAATACATTGATTATATTTACTGTAACGACAAGGCTACTCTTGCTTATCTGAATAATTTAGGGTGCATTGATATGAACCCCTGGAATTCTTCCCTGCCCGACCTGGATCATCCTGACTTTCTTGTGTTAGACCTGGACCCATCCAAAAAGAATACTTTTGACGATGTTATCGAAACAGCCTTACAGGTGAATGAGGTTTTAAATGCCATTAAAATTAAAGGCTACTGTAAAACTTCAGGAAGCACCGGTATTCATGTCTATATTCCGATGGGCGGAAAGTACGATTTTGACCAGGTAAAAGATTTTGCACATATTCTGATGAAACAGGTTCATGAAAAGCTTCCGGAAATCACAACTTTGGAAAGAAGCCTTCAGAAAAGAGATAACAGTAAAATTTACCTTGATTATCTGCAAAACAGAACCGGGCAGACTTTAGCCAGTGCTTACAGCATCAGACCTAAAGAAGGGGCTTCCGTTTCCATGCCGCTGGACTGGAGCGAGGTAAAAAAAGGAATGAAACCTACTGACTTTAATATTCATAATGCTCTGGAAAGAATTAAAGAAAAAGGAGATTTGTTTAAACCGGTTCTGGGTAAGGGAATTGATATGATGAAGGCTTTGGAGAGCTTGCAGGACTTGGAGTAA